TTTCTGCCCTGCGATTACCAGTGAGACTTTACGTCTCATTGCTTTTCGTCTTCTTCTTTGTTCAGTTTTCAAAGGTCGGTTAGTCGCTTTCACGCTTGATGCGCGAATGTTTTCGTTTGTTTTTTGCGACTTTTAAATCATATCATTTCAGCAACTATCTGTCAACAACTTTTTGAAATTATTTTATGAATAAAATTCTTTTAAATCGCTGCTATCGTAGCGCCGAAAACTAATATATCAAGTTTTGAGAAATATGTCAACCGAATTATGCATAAAATTTAATAAAAATGAAAAAAATTGCAAGAAACATAAAAAAACACTTAGCTAGGCCAAGTGTTTTTGTTTAATTATTTGATTGTTTTTCTTTGCAATCTGGACATGTACCGTATACTTCGAGTCTGTGGTTATCAATTTCATAGCCAGTCATGTGAGCTGCAAAATGCTCTACTTCATCTAAACCTGGATAATGAAAATCAACTATTTTGCCACAAACATTACAAATTGCGTGGTAATGATTAGACGTAGAAAAATCAAATCGACTAGAAGCGTCGCCATAGGATAATTCTTTAATTAGACCTGCATCGCGGAAAACGCGTAAATTATTATATACAGTTGCTACACTCATGTTTGGGAAGTTACCTTCTAAAGACCGATAAATATCATCCGCGGTTGGGTGTGTATGTGAGTTAATTAAGAATTCAAGTATAGCATGACGCTGAGGAGTGATTCTTACTCCTGTTTTCTTTAAGACATCTACTGCCTCTTTTAGAGTTGCATTAGACACCGCCATGCACTCCCTTCCAAAAATAATTATTATCTTTATAATACCGGAAATAACGCTTAACTGTCAATAGAATGGCAGAATTTATAGCTTAATAACCTCTACTTAAATCAATCTCATTGCGTAATTGCTTATTTTCTTTCAAAAGATGGATATTTTCATACCAAATTTCAAAGCTTCGTTCTAAATATTTGTCGGAATGTCCCGAAACATGTGGAGTGATTGTGACATTATTTGCTTGCCATAAGTAATTGTCTTCAGAAAGCGGTTCTTCTGGTAATACATCTAAATAAAAATGAGCAATCAGCTGCTGTTTGGAAGCTTGTTCTAGTACATTTAGCTCCACAGCACTCCCTCTTCCTATGTTGATAAAAGCAGCATTTTCTTTCATTTGTTCAAAAAATGATAACGAATAGATTCCTGTTGTTTGTTCTGTATGTGGTAAAACACTAACAAAAAAATCGGCTAAAGGAGCTACTTTTTCGATGTCAGTCATCGCATACGTTTTACTGAATGGTTTTACGAGATGGCCTGTTGTGTTAATGCCGATAACTTGCATATCGAATGCTTTGGCGAATTCAGCCACTTTTGCTCCGATAGCACCTGTGCCTGCGACAACTAATGTTTTTCCGGCTAGTTCTGTAATCGGTTCTTCGCTTGCCCAGTTTTTTTCTTTTTGTATTTTATAGAAGAAAGCGGCTTTTTTGACGTGAGATAGCATGAAAGATAGTGCATATTCACCCATTGGTATTGCATGAATTCCTCTTACAT
The sequence above is a segment of the Listeria cossartiae subsp. cossartiae genome. Coding sequences within it:
- the perR gene encoding peroxide-responsive transcriptional repressor PerR — translated: MAVSNATLKEAVDVLKKTGVRITPQRHAILEFLINSHTHPTADDIYRSLEGNFPNMSVATVYNNLRVFRDAGLIKELSYGDASSRFDFSTSNHYHAICNVCGKIVDFHYPGLDEVEHFAAHMTGYEIDNHRLEVYGTCPDCKEKQSNN
- a CDS encoding NAD(P)-dependent oxidoreductase, with protein sequence MNILFTLDVPEHLKTLQAEKFPDDTFYYESNNHFADLAEIDVIVTYGSNITEEKIKQANKLQLIMVFSAGVDSLPREIIQERQIKVANVRGIHAIPMGEYALSFMLSHVKKAAFFYKIQKEKNWASEEPITELAGKTLVVAGTGAIGAKVAEFAKAFDMQVIGINTTGHLVKPFSKTYAMTDIEKVAPLADFFVSVLPHTEQTTGIYSLSFFEQMKENAAFINIGRGSAVELNVLEQASKQQLIAHFYLDVLPEEPLSEDNYLWQANNVTITPHVSGHSDKYLERSFEIWYENIHLLKENKQLRNEIDLSRGY